Within Blastocatellia bacterium, the genomic segment GGGATTGAACGTATTGAACGGAAGTTGTCCCGCGAAGAAGTCCTGCGAGAAGGCGTCGTAGAACAAACCCCAACCGGCACGCACGACAGTCTTGCCGTTTCCGTGAACATTCCACGCGAGTCCCAGACGCGGCGAAAAATTATTCCAGTCGCGATCGTAGAGACGCGGCAGTCCTGCTGAACCAACCTGCACGAGACCTTCGGTCGGACTGAAGTTGCTCAGCAGATCGTTCTCTTCGCCGATAACCCCGAAATAATCCCAGCGCAGTCCGAGATTGAACGTGACTTGCGGGCTCCAGCGAAACGTATCCTGCAAGTAACCGGCATGTGAGTTCTGAAACGTGTTTCGATTCGAATTGCCGCGCGCAGCCCGGCCACCACTCAAAGTGCCGGAGAGAAAATCTCCGAGCGAGGCGAAATCCAGACGGCCGCGATAGCCTGCATCAAAGAACTGGTCCACCGTTGTACGTCGAAACTCGTAACCAAACTTCAGGTCGTGTCTGGCGAGTTTCCACGAAAAGTTATCGATGATGTGGAAGTTGCTATCGACACGCGCGCGTGGAACAGAAAGCGTGGCGCCGATGTTAGTGATGCCCCGCTCGTCCTGAATGCGAATCAGGGGCAACCCAAAGTCGCGGTCGTTCGTGATGCCGGTGTTGAGTCCGATCGACCGCGGATCGAAATCGTTGTCTTCGGGAAAGAACCCTTCGTCGAAGCGGTTGTAACCGAATCGCAACTCGTTGACTTTCGTTGCCGAAAGAATCTTCAGATAAGAGAGCGAGACGAGATGGACTGTCGTTGGAGTAGTCGTGTTGAAACCGGGAAGAATGTTGCCGGCAAGAATCGCGAGCGGGAACGACTGATCGCTCGTGCCGAAAAAATAGCGACCGGTAAGTTGATTGTCCTTGTTGAATGAGTGATCGATCTTCGCGATCAGGCTGTCGACGTCGTTCGAAGCAGGCGTAGTGACGAAGAGATTCGGCGCGCTGGGGTCATCGGGATCTAACGGTCTATTCGGAGCGGGCCACGGATTCCGCGCCAGCAAGCGAGCGATGACCGGATTGGTTGGACCGCCAAGCGCCTGGATCTCACTCGGATCGGGAACGCGCGCAGTTGAATTCAGTCCGACTCGTTCGCGTTGGCCTTCGTAAGCGAAGTAAAAGAACGTCTGGTTGCGCTTGATTGGACCACCGAGCGCGCCGCCGAATTGATTGTTTCGAAACGCGGTCTGCGGATCGGGTTCGGGATTGAAGAAGTTGCGCGCGTCGAGCTTGTTGTTCCGGAAAAACTCAAACAGCGAACCGTGAAAATCGTTGGTGCCCGACTTGGTGACGATATTCACGATCGCGCCCGCGTTGCGGCCGTACTCGGCTTCGAAGTTTGAGAGTATCGCAGCTTCCGAAATCGCTTCGATCGGGAGTATGGTCGCGGGAGTTCCGAAGACGCCGGCTTCGTTGATCGCGGGCAGGTTTCGATAACCATCGTTCATGTCGGTGCCGTCGAGCAGGTAGTTGTTTGCGCGTCCGCGATTGCCGTTGGCGCTGAACAGGCCGAACGAGCCGGGCGAATCGGTCGCCCCCGACGGGTCGCCGGTCGCGCCGGGCACCAGCACCAGGAATTTTGTGAAGTCGCGCCCGTTGATCGGCAGGTCAACCACCGTGCTGCCAGAGATCGTGCCGCCGAGCGTGTTGGCGGTGGTTTCGACCTGCACGGCGTTGGCCGTAATCGTCACGGTATCGGAGCTGGAGCCGCCGACCGAAAGCTGCGCATCGGCGCGGCGCTCGCTTGCGACTTCCACACGGACATCGGTGATTGAGTAGGCGCGAAAGCCTGTGGCTCGCACCTTGACTTCATATCTGCCGATGGGCAGCTCAGGCAGTGAATAGTTGCCGGCGTCATCCGTGACCGTAGACCGCTCGATGCCTGTGTCGAGGTTGCGCGCCGTGACGGTCGCGCCGACGACAAACGCGCCTTGCGGGTCGGTGACGGTGCCGAGAATCGTGCCGCGAAAAGTTTGTGCCGAGACGGACGGCGCGGCGGCCGACAGCAGCATGCAAACGATTGTCAGCGTCGCAGCCAGCCAGCGAAATGATGATCGTGACATTCAGTCTTCTCCTGAGCGGTTTAGATTCCGGGGGGCGATTGCGCCAATCACTGAGGACTATTCCCTACGGTTCGATGTGCCTATTCTAAAGTGACAGGTGACAGGTGACAAGTGACAAGAAAGAAGAAGTCAGGAGTCAGAAGTCAGGAGTTAGAATAAAAGCCGCGGCGGAGCCGACCTCCTTATTCATTCTGACTCCCGACTCCCGACTCCTGACTCCTGACTTCTGACTTCTGACTTCTCTCCGCGTCACTTGTCACCTGTCACTTGTCGTTGGGATAATCAGCGTCCGGTTCGAGGATGAGCAAACCATTAGACAACGCCACGCCTGACGAGATCGTCGCGGGGTTTCTGAGTGAATTCCGCGCGACGGGCAATTACCGGCGCGAAGCGGTCGCGCGACTGATGGGGCTTGCGACAAGCGACCATGCCGGAACCGCGGAACGGGCCACCAGAGCCTTTTTCGCGTCGCTCATCGAATGGCTGGCCGATTCATTTTCGCCCGCCAATGTATCGCTCTACAACCGCGTCTTTGCCCAGGCCATCGAACATTGCCGCCGGCTGCCGCAGGGCCGCGCGTTAGATCAGGCGTTGAGTCATTTTGGACTGCACGACGAAGCCGCTTTGCTCAACCGCGCCGAAGCGCTGCGCCATAGACGGGCGGGCGCAGGCTTGCCGTCGGCAAGCGTGCGGCGCATCATCGTGCTATCGCGTGTGACGCTCGGTGCCGATGTCGCCATCACCAGCGTCATCATCAACCGCTGTGAACATGAATTCCCCGACGCCGAGCTGGTTCTCGTCGGCGGGCGCAAAGCCGCCGAGCTTTTTGGCGGCGACCGGCGAATCACCTTCAAAGAGATTGCCTACCGCCGCGGCGGCATGACGATTGAACGCTTGTTGAACTGGCTCGATGTGATCGAAGTCACGCGAGAGCTGACCGCCGGATTATCGCCGGGCGAATGGCTGGTGGTTGATCCCGACTCGCGGCTGACGCAACTCGGCCTGCTGCCGGTGACCGAAGCGGAAGCGAATTACCTCTTCTTCCCGAGCCGCGAATACGGCGCGGCGACGGCGCAGCCACTCGGTCAATTGACGCCTGCCTGGCTCGACGAAATTTTTGCTGCGCCACAGCCGATGCTGCCGCGCTTGAGCTTGCGGCGCGCAGACCTCGGCGCGGCGAATGCGCTCGTCATGCGATTGCGGCAAGCGAGCGCCCGGCCCATCATCACGGTCAACTTCGGCGTCGGCGACAACCCCGCCAAGCGCGTCGGCGATGACTTCGAGCCGTCGCTTGTCACCGAGTTGATCCGGCAGGGCGCAACCGTCATCCTCGACAAAGGCGCGGGCGCGGAAGAAACACGCCGCGCCGACGCGGTGATTGCTCGCACCCGACAGATAACAACGGTCGTCGGGCTTACGGAAAATGGCTTGGCCGAGATGAGCGAGGCGGACGCCGCCGGGTTGTTGGTCTGGGATGGGCGCATCGGCATGCTTGCGGCGCTGATTGCGAAAAGCGATTTGTACATTGGTTATGATTCGGCGGGCCAGCACATCGCCGCTGCGGCCGGGACGCCTGGCGTTGATGTGTTTGCCGGCTACACCTCGCCGCGCGTGCTCGACCGCTGGCGGCCCGCGGGCCGCGCCGCTTGCGCCCTCATTGTCGTCGAGCCTTCGCGCCCGGCTGCCGAGATTCTTTCCGCGACCCTCGCCGCTACGAAGGAGATGTTCAACAGGAGGCAGTGAGCAGCGAGCACGAGGCAGTTGATTTCCAAGCTCTATAGGGGGACTGGCGATTGCTCCCTGCTTCCTGATCCCGACTATTGCTTATGCGCATCACGATTCTCGAATTCACGCCGTGCGCCGATTCGATCTTTCACGTCCGCCGCGATACGGACGAAGGTTACGTCGCGAGCGACGGGCGCGAGGTGCGGATCAAGGCCGGGGCGAAGCTGCGCCCGCAGCTCATCACGACCTATGCCGGCGGCAAAGCCACGAACGTCGCGCGCGTCATAGACAGGCTGCTCGCAGACGCCGATGCGGTTGAAGTCGAGCTGATCGTCTTTCGCCCTGATTCGCCCGAAGGCCGCTACTTGCACGACCTGCAAACCAGCGACCTCGGTCGTGTGCGCGTTCGCCCGGTCATCATCGATAGCCGCGCGCGCTTCTGCATCGATCTGACCGATCCGACGACCTCAGAGGGTGATCGTGTCGAGCTCAACATCAGCCCGCGCGCCGTCTGGGCTGAGAGCGCGCTGGCGGTGGCTCTGGCGTCGGCTGCGCAGATCAGCAGTGACGTGCTGTTGGTGGCCGGCAACCCGCCGGTGATCGCCAGCCGCGGCGCGATGGCGGTTGATCTCTATGCGCAGGTGATCGCGGAAGTGCGGTCGCGTGTCGGCGTCATCTCGCTCGACGCCGAAAAAGCGGCGCTCGCCAATTGCCTGAAGTCGGCGGCGCGGCCCGATGTCGTCAAGATTAATGAGGCGGAATACGGCTCGGTTGACCGGGCGCTGTGGGATGACTTCAGTGGCGCGCTCGTCGTCACTGATGCGAGCGGTTGCCGCCTGTGGCCGCAATGCAACCGCGATGCGCCGGTCAGAGTCGAAGGCGCGCAAAGCCGCGCTCGCTATTCGACCATCGGCGCGGGCGATTGTATGCATGCAGGCTTTGCGGTCGCGCGCTGGGCGCGCGGTTTGGATTTGATTGCGGCGGCGCGCTATGGTCAGGCGACCGCCGCCGCCGCGGTCAATTCTCTCGACGGCACGCGCGGCATCACGGCGGCGGCGGTCGATCAATTCTTCCTTGAGCTTGGGGGCAGAAGAGGCTAGGAGGCAGTAGGCAGGAAGCAGGAGGCAGTACGGATTAACGACTGCTTCCTGCTTCCTGCCTACTGCCTCCTGCCCCCTACTTACTGGCCTGCCGGCTTATTGAACTTGGCATCATCAATGGCGACGTTGTGCTTAACGCTGTCGAGCTTGATGGTGAATTCGATAGCGGGAGTGATTTGCCTGATGGTGAAGGGAAGCTTGACCCCATCCACGTCGCGGTAGTCGCTGGAGTAAGACGAGACCTTCGCCTTACCCTCTGGCGTGTCGGCCACTACGTCTGTCCGCACGATCAAGCCCGATTGCGCATCGAAGTACATTGTCTCGGTAATGCCATCCGCGGTGGTCGCGTCAACGACGTAGGCGTCGCTAGCGCCCACCTTCTCAATGCCTTTAACCACCATCTTCGGGAATAGCTGCATCATCTTGATGTCGCGGTAGAAGTCCGAGCCCAGTTTCATCTGCGCCAGCTCGGCACCCGACAGTTCGCGGTTGCCGGTCTGCGGGTTGACATCCCAGCCGACCGTGCCATTGTAGCCGCGCTGAATCAAGCCGAAGCCGGTGATGTCAATTGTTAAGACGGTCTTGTTCGGCGCTTTGGAATACATCGACACAGGCGCGCTGACGCCCATAGCGGCGATCTCGAAGGTGCCCGTCGCCTGGCGGCTGGTGATCTTTTCGAGGGCCGCTTTGCCGCCGATGGCCTGCACATACTTGTTGACGATCTGCTCGGCGCTCGGCAGCGGGGTGGACGGCTTGGCCGCAGGCGTCTGCGCCGGTGCCGGTTTATCCTGCGCGTTGATGGCGGTGCCGAAGCCCAGCATCAAGCAGAGAAAGAGAATCGTTAGCGTTCGCTTCATGAGTGTTCCTTTCAGATTCAAATTAGAGTTACAAAAGCGTGAACTGCCCAACAGCCGGGCAGAGCGTCTTGTACGACGCGGCCCGTTCAAATTCTCTGACTTCTTTATGGCGAAGCGCAAGCAATTTCGCGGGCGGGCTGGTTGTTAAGCGCCGCCCGCCGCATTAAACTGTAAGCTTGCGACGGAAAGGAAATTCGATATGACGACGACCAGGCAGATGACCGAGGCCGAGCTGGGCGAATTAATCGCCGAAGAGTTCGGCGTCAACGCCGATTATGTGAGCGAGCTTTTATTGCAATACAGCCGCAACCCGCAGTCGGTTGACGAAGAGTGGCGCGGCTATTTCGCCGAGCTGTTGAGCAACGGCCAGTTGTCCGGCGAGCCCGCCGGCAACGGCGCACCCAAATCAGCCGCGCCGGCAGCGGCCCAGACGCCGCCCGCCGCGGCAAACGTCTTGCACGCCGATTACAACTGGGGCGCGCAACCCGCGGCGCAACCGCAAAGCCCGCCGCAACCGGCAACCGCCGCGCCGCCCGCCGCGCCGCCGGCACCCGCGCCGGCACGGACGCCGACCGTTGATGCCGGCGAGCGCTTGCCGATACGCGGCCCCGCTCTGCGCATCGCCGAGAACATGGAAGCGAGCCTCGCGGTGCCGACCGCTACGTCGCAGCGGCAGATTCCCATCAAGCTGCTGGACGAAAATCGCCGCGTCATCAACCAGCACCTCGCCGCCGCCAAACGTAAGGTCTCTTACACACACATTGTCGCTTACGCCATCGTCAAAGCGCTCGAAGCCTTTCCGCAGCTCAATGATTCGTTCGCCTCGGTCGAGGGCGCGAGCTATCGCCTCCGCCATACGGATGTGAATCTGGGCGTCGCGGTTGACGTGACCAAGAAAGACGGCTCGCGCACTTTGCTGGTCCCCAACCTCAAGGGCGCTGACAAGATGACGTTCCGCCAGTTGCTCGACGCTTATGACGATGTCGTGCGGCGTGCGCGCGGCGGCAAGCTCCAGGTCGAAGACTTTCAAGGCACGACCATCAGCCTGACCAATCCCGGCACCATTGGCACGACTGCGTCGAACCCGCGATTGATGGCGGGGCAGGGCGTCATCATCGCTACAGGGGCCATCGAATACCCGCCCGAATACCAGGCCATGTCGCCTGAAGGTCTGTCGCGCATCGGCATCAGCAAGATCGTCACGATGACTTCGACCTACGATCATCGCATCGTGCAGGGCGCGGAATCGGGCGCTTTTCTCGCCCGCATTGACGAGATGCTGCGCGGCCAGCACGAATTCTATGACGAAATCTTCCGCGACCTGAGCATTCCTTACCGTCCCTACCGCTGGGCGATTGACGTGAACCCGGCGATCCTGGGCGAAGAGCGCCGCCGCGACGTGGTTCACAAACAGGCGCGCGTCTTCGAACTGATCAACGCCTACCGCGTGCGCGGCCATCTAATCGCCAACATCGATCCCATCGGCTGGGGCGAGGTGCAGTATCATCCTGAGCTTGATATCGAAACTTATGGGCTGACGATCTGGGACCTGGATCGGCACTTCATCACGCAGGGCCTGGGCGGCACAGAGACCGCGCCGCTGCGCCAGATCGTTGAGTACCTGCACCGCTACTATTGCGGCTCGGTCGGCATCGAATATCGCAACATCCAGAGCCCCGAAGAGAAAGAGTTCATCCGCTCGCGGGTTGAGCGCGACGCGCCAACGGTGCCGGTCGAAGTCAAAAAGCAGATGCTCTGGAAGCTGATCTCCGCCGAGCTGTTCGAGAAATTCCTGGGCACGAAATACCTCGGCCAGAAACGCTTCTCCATCGAGGGCAACGAGACGGTGATTGCGGTCGTTGATCAGTTGATCGAGAGCGCCGCGCGCCGCGAGATCATTGACATCACCATTGGCATGGCGCACCGCGGGCGCTTGAACGTCATTGCCAACGTCATCGGCAAATTCTGCGAGCGCATCTTCACCAGCTTTGAAGGCTCGATCCATCCCAACTTTCCGCACGACCAGGGCGACGTCAAGTATCACCAGGGCGCGGCCGGCGTGCGCGAGACCGCCGACGGCCATCAAGTGACTCTGGCGGTGACGCCGAACCCGAGCCATCTGGAGTTCGTTGACCCGGTCGTCGAAGGCATCGTGCGCGCCAAGCAGGACGGCAACGGCAATCGCAACGCTCATCTTGCGGTGCTGCTGCATGGCGACGCGGCGTTTGCCGGTGAAGGCGTCGTCGCCGAGACCCTCAACCTGTCGCAGTTGCCGGGCTACCGCACGCGCGGCACGGTTCACATCATCACCAACAATCAGGTCGGCTTTACGACGCCGCCCGAGGAAGGGCGCTCGTCTACCTACAGCACGGACATCGCCAAGATGATTCAGGTGCCGATCTTTCACCTGAACAGCGACGATGTCGAGGCGGCCTATAACGTGCTGCAAATCGCCCTCGATTACCGGCAGACGTTTAATAAAGACGTGGTGCTGGACATCATCGGCTACCGCAAGCTCGGCCATAACGAAGGCGACGAGCCGACCTACACGCAGCCGCTGATGTATCAGCGCATCAAGGAGCATCCCGGCGCGCGCGAGCTATACGCCCGCCAGCTCATCGGCGAAGGCGTGATGACGCGCGAGGAAGTGGACTCGCTGATGGAAGAGCGCATGCGGCGCTACGAAAACGCCCAGCTCGGCGCCAAAGCCATCGTCGAGAAGCAGGGCAAAGAGATCAGCCTGCCGGCCATCGTGCCGGAGATTGAATCGGTGGGTGTGCTTGAGACAGGCGTCGCGCGCGACACCTTGCGCGAGATCGCCCATACGATCACCACCGTGCCGAGCGGTTTTAATCTGAACCCGAAGATCGTCACCCTGCTATCGCGGCGCGCCAAGATGGTCGGCGGCGCGGCGGCGGTTGACTGGGGCACGGCAGAGGCGCTGGCTTTCGGCTCGCTGCTCGCGGAAGGCACGAGCGTGCGGCTCGCCGGCCAGGACACGGTGCGCGGCACCTTCAGCCACCGCCACGCGTCGTTCCACGACACCAAGACCGGCGAAGAGTGGATACCGCTGACGAAGCTCGCACCAGAGAAGGCGCGCTTTCAGATTTACGACAGCCCGCTATCGGAAGCCGGCGCGCTCGGATTCGAGTACGGCTACAGCGTCGCAGTGGCGGGGACGCTGGTGTTGTGGGAAGCGCAGTTCGGCGACTTTGTGAACGCCGCGCAGGTCATCATCGATCAGTTCATCGCTTCGGGCGAGGAGAAGTGGAATCAGCCGTCGCGGCTGGTCTTGCTGCTGCCGCACGGTTACGAGGGCCAGGGGCCAGAGCATTCGAGCGCCCGTTTCGAGCGCTTCTTGCAGTTGTGCGCCGAAAACAACATGCAGGTGGCAAACGCGACGACCGCGGCGCAGTACTTCCATCTGCTCAGGCGACAGGCGCGGCAGCAGATGAGCAAGCCGCTGATCGTGATTTCGCCGAAGAGTCTGCTGCGGCTGCCGGAAGCCGCGTCGGCCATAGACGAGTTCACGCGCGGCGGCTTTCACGCCGTCATCAAGGATGCGGACCTGCAAGCCGAAGGCGTCCGCCGCGTGCTGCTCTGTAGCGGCAAGGTCTATTACGATCTCGTGGCAGAGCGCAAGACGCGCAACGACCAGGGCGCGGCGATCATTCGCCTGGAGCAGTTCTACCCGTTCCCGAAGCAACAACTGGTGGGCGAGCTGAACCGCTACACTAACGCCGCGGACGTTTGCTGGGTGCAGGAAGAGCCGCAGAACTATGGCGGCTGGTTCTTCGTCGAGCCGCGCCTGCGGCAGTTGTTAAAGGCAAACCAGCGATTGCGTTATGCGGGCCGCCCGGCGAGCGCCAGCACGGCGACCGGGTCGCACACCCTGCACATGCTCGAACAGCAACAACTGATAAAGGAAGCGTTCGCCGGCTAAGGCCGGGCGTTACCCCAGGGGCAATTGAAACGGAGAGCTTATGCGGGGCGTGACCATAGACCTGCCGGAAACGGGCTTTGCCGCTCTCGCGCCGGTTTAGAAAGTCTCGCCGTTCCGGTACAACGCATAGGATTCAGGCAGTGCAGGGATAAGTACGCGGCGCTTGCCTGATTGATAAAGAGCATTTCCTGATGGAGCCT encodes:
- a CDS encoding carboxypeptidase regulatory-like domain-containing protein translates to MSRSSFRWLAATLTIVCMLLSAAAPSVSAQTFRGTILGTVTDPQGAFVVGATVTARNLDTGIERSTVTDDAGNYSLPELPIGRYEVKVRATGFRAYSITDVRVEVASERRADAQLSVGGSSSDTVTITANAVQVETTANTLGGTISGSTVVDLPINGRDFTKFLVLVPGATGDPSGATDSPGSFGLFSANGNRGRANNYLLDGTDMNDGYRNLPAINEAGVFGTPATILPIEAISEAAILSNFEAEYGRNAGAIVNIVTKSGTNDFHGSLFEFFRNNKLDARNFFNPEPDPQTAFRNNQFGGALGGPIKRNQTFFYFAYEGQRERVGLNSTARVPDPSEIQALGGPTNPVIARLLARNPWPAPNRPLDPDDPSAPNLFVTTPASNDVDSLIAKIDHSFNKDNQLTGRYFFGTSDQSFPLAILAGNILPGFNTTTPTTVHLVSLSYLKILSATKVNELRFGYNRFDEGFFPEDNDFDPRSIGLNTGITNDRDFGLPLIRIQDERGITNIGATLSVPRARVDSNFHIIDNFSWKLARHDLKFGYEFRRTTVDQFFDAGYRGRLDFASLGDFLSGTLSGGRAARGNSNRNTFQNSHAGYLQDTFRWSPQVTFNLGLRWDYFGVIGEENDLLSNFSPTEGLVQVGSAGLPRLYDRDWNNFSPRLGLAWNVHGNGKTVVRAGWGLFYDAFSQDFFAGQLPFNTFNPGPAFNPVGPAPVLFSFSTEPVIQNNVPIFTDFLDSDVFAVDPNLRTPYIQNYNFNIQRELFANGVLEVGYVGSHGTKLFRYRDINQPVNPSVSSARPFDN
- a CDS encoding glycosyltransferase family 9 protein, encoding MSKPLDNATPDEIVAGFLSEFRATGNYRREAVARLMGLATSDHAGTAERATRAFFASLIEWLADSFSPANVSLYNRVFAQAIEHCRRLPQGRALDQALSHFGLHDEAALLNRAEALRHRRAGAGLPSASVRRIIVLSRVTLGADVAITSVIINRCEHEFPDAELVLVGGRKAAELFGGDRRITFKEIAYRRGGMTIERLLNWLDVIEVTRELTAGLSPGEWLVVDPDSRLTQLGLLPVTEAEANYLFFPSREYGAATAQPLGQLTPAWLDEIFAAPQPMLPRLSLRRADLGAANALVMRLRQASARPIITVNFGVGDNPAKRVGDDFEPSLVTELIRQGATVILDKGAGAEETRRADAVIARTRQITTVVGLTENGLAEMSEADAAGLLVWDGRIGMLAALIAKSDLYIGYDSAGQHIAAAAGTPGVDVFAGYTSPRVLDRWRPAGRAACALIVVEPSRPAAEILSATLAATKEMFNRRQ
- a CDS encoding PfkB family carbohydrate kinase, with product MRITILEFTPCADSIFHVRRDTDEGYVASDGREVRIKAGAKLRPQLITTYAGGKATNVARVIDRLLADADAVEVELIVFRPDSPEGRYLHDLQTSDLGRVRVRPVIIDSRARFCIDLTDPTTSEGDRVELNISPRAVWAESALAVALASAAQISSDVLLVAGNPPVIASRGAMAVDLYAQVIAEVRSRVGVISLDAEKAALANCLKSAARPDVVKINEAEYGSVDRALWDDFSGALVVTDASGCRLWPQCNRDAPVRVEGAQSRARYSTIGAGDCMHAGFAVARWARGLDLIAAARYGQATAAAAVNSLDGTRGITAAAVDQFFLELGGRRG
- a CDS encoding multifunctional oxoglutarate decarboxylase/oxoglutarate dehydrogenase thiamine pyrophosphate-binding subunit/dihydrolipoyllysine-residue succinyltransferase subunit produces the protein MTTTRQMTEAELGELIAEEFGVNADYVSELLLQYSRNPQSVDEEWRGYFAELLSNGQLSGEPAGNGAPKSAAPAAAQTPPAAANVLHADYNWGAQPAAQPQSPPQPATAAPPAAPPAPAPARTPTVDAGERLPIRGPALRIAENMEASLAVPTATSQRQIPIKLLDENRRVINQHLAAAKRKVSYTHIVAYAIVKALEAFPQLNDSFASVEGASYRLRHTDVNLGVAVDVTKKDGSRTLLVPNLKGADKMTFRQLLDAYDDVVRRARGGKLQVEDFQGTTISLTNPGTIGTTASNPRLMAGQGVIIATGAIEYPPEYQAMSPEGLSRIGISKIVTMTSTYDHRIVQGAESGAFLARIDEMLRGQHEFYDEIFRDLSIPYRPYRWAIDVNPAILGEERRRDVVHKQARVFELINAYRVRGHLIANIDPIGWGEVQYHPELDIETYGLTIWDLDRHFITQGLGGTETAPLRQIVEYLHRYYCGSVGIEYRNIQSPEEKEFIRSRVERDAPTVPVEVKKQMLWKLISAELFEKFLGTKYLGQKRFSIEGNETVIAVVDQLIESAARREIIDITIGMAHRGRLNVIANVIGKFCERIFTSFEGSIHPNFPHDQGDVKYHQGAAGVRETADGHQVTLAVTPNPSHLEFVDPVVEGIVRAKQDGNGNRNAHLAVLLHGDAAFAGEGVVAETLNLSQLPGYRTRGTVHIITNNQVGFTTPPEEGRSSTYSTDIAKMIQVPIFHLNSDDVEAAYNVLQIALDYRQTFNKDVVLDIIGYRKLGHNEGDEPTYTQPLMYQRIKEHPGARELYARQLIGEGVMTREEVDSLMEERMRRYENAQLGAKAIVEKQGKEISLPAIVPEIESVGVLETGVARDTLREIAHTITTVPSGFNLNPKIVTLLSRRAKMVGGAAAVDWGTAEALAFGSLLAEGTSVRLAGQDTVRGTFSHRHASFHDTKTGEEWIPLTKLAPEKARFQIYDSPLSEAGALGFEYGYSVAVAGTLVLWEAQFGDFVNAAQVIIDQFIASGEEKWNQPSRLVLLLPHGYEGQGPEHSSARFERFLQLCAENNMQVANATTAAQYFHLLRRQARQQMSKPLIVISPKSLLRLPEAASAIDEFTRGGFHAVIKDADLQAEGVRRVLLCSGKVYYDLVAERKTRNDQGAAIIRLEQFYPFPKQQLVGELNRYTNAADVCWVQEEPQNYGGWFFVEPRLRQLLKANQRLRYAGRPASASTATGSHTLHMLEQQQLIKEAFAG